A genomic region of Cannabis sativa cultivar Pink pepper isolate KNU-18-1 chromosome 1, ASM2916894v1, whole genome shotgun sequence contains the following coding sequences:
- the LOC133034861 gene encoding pre-mRNA-splicing factor CWC22 — protein MGEHSNNNNNSEIRKRIYLTIMSSVDFEETGHKLLNMKIHRSQQMEICTMVLKCCSQETTYRNYYGLLGQRLCANNHSHHHNFEKCFVNNYEMIHNHKFETNKIRNLAKFFAHLLSTNALSWHVLACISLTQHNTTPSSRIFIKFLFQELSEQLGIRILNERLSNPRMYDSFESIFPKDNEKDTRFAINFFNSIGLGGLTDNMREYLKKNESECTRKRKHNENEE, from the exons atgggTGAACattccaataataataataatagtgaaATTCGAAAGAGAATATATTTGACCATTATGTCTAGTGTTGACTTTGAAGAAACCGGTCATAAGCTCCTCAATATGAAAATTCACCGTTCTCAACAG ATGGAAATTTGTACTATGGTTTTGAAATGTTGCAGCCAAGAGACAACTTATAGAAATTATTACGGTCTTCTGGGACAACGATTATGCGCCAATAACCACTCACATCACCACAATTTTGAGAAATGCTTTGTAAACAATTATGAAATGATTCACAATCACAAGTTTGAAACAAATAAGATACGAAATTTGGCTAAGTTTTTTGCCCATTTACTAAGCACAAATGCTTTGTCTTGGCATGTATTGGCTTGCATTAGTTTAACACAACACAATACCACTCCTTCATCTCGAATCTTTATCAAATTTCTTTTTcag GAATTATCGGAGCAACTTGGCATTCGAATACTGAATGAACGACTTTCGAATCCCAGAATGTATGATTCATTTGAATCTATATTTCCAAAGGATAATGAAAAAGATACACGCTTTGCCATCAACTTCTTCAACTCGATTGGACTTGGAGGACTCACTGACAACATGAGGGAGTATTTGAAGAAGAATGAAAGTGAATGTACAAGAAAAAGAAAGCACAATGAAAATGAGGAATAA